One segment of Formicincola oecophyllae DNA contains the following:
- a CDS encoding glycosyltransferase family protein produces the protein MKGEAATRSLGALKIVHVSDFFFGLKSNAPCQFRVGGKISNGLVRLGHHVINVPYKDVARAGSFLGSRPLGRRALERALVDFVVDAAPDVLLLGHGYMVTPEALLAIKRRCPGLKMAQWNVDALYVPENAHNLRQRHQVVDATFTSTAPTCARAVLQAPFGGTVGWLPNPVDLSVERGRAWRDWQSHDPAQAHVFYGCGNASRPKRLIAGQWWNMDDFTRYLESKVRALLPNTVPVRFAYAGLRGKPYGTGAGYAAQLGRAAMGLNISGRPDWPLYSSDRLAHLAGHGQFVLVERQTGLERFFTAEEMGFFSTLDGLASLVAANVLDETGWRRRAQAGFERYSQLFNERRVAHALLARLYGLDGPASENDQAEMDWWDMPRS, from the coding sequence ATGAAGGGTGAAGCTGCCACACGCTCCCTTGGCGCGCTTAAAATCGTTCACGTCAGCGATTTTTTCTTTGGCCTTAAATCCAATGCCCCTTGCCAGTTCAGGGTGGGGGGAAAAATATCCAATGGGTTGGTGCGTTTGGGGCACCATGTCATCAACGTCCCTTACAAGGATGTGGCGCGTGCTGGGTCTTTCCTGGGCAGCCGCCCTTTGGGGCGCAGGGCACTTGAACGCGCTTTGGTTGATTTTGTGGTGGACGCCGCACCAGATGTCCTGTTGCTGGGCCATGGTTACATGGTCACCCCTGAAGCCCTTCTGGCTATCAAGCGGCGCTGTCCAGGGCTTAAAATGGCGCAGTGGAATGTGGATGCCCTCTATGTTCCAGAAAACGCCCACAACCTGCGCCAACGCCACCAAGTGGTGGATGCAACCTTCACCAGCACGGCGCCCACCTGCGCGCGCGCTGTGCTGCAGGCGCCCTTTGGGGGCACGGTGGGGTGGCTTCCCAACCCGGTTGACCTTTCAGTGGAACGTGGGCGTGCTTGGCGCGATTGGCAAAGCCATGATCCAGCTCAAGCCCATGTGTTTTACGGCTGTGGCAATGCCAGCCGCCCCAAGCGCTTGATAGCGGGCCAATGGTGGAACATGGACGATTTCACACGCTACCTTGAAAGCAAAGTCCGTGCGCTGCTGCCCAACACAGTGCCTGTGCGTTTTGCTTATGCTGGGTTGCGGGGTAAGCCTTATGGCACAGGTGCAGGCTATGCGGCCCAGCTGGGGCGCGCAGCTATGGGCCTTAACATCAGTGGACGCCCTGATTGGCCGCTTTACAGTTCAGACCGCTTGGCACACTTAGCTGGCCATGGCCAGTTTGTGCTGGTTGAGCGCCAAACTGGGCTGGAGCGGTTCTTCACAGCAGAGGAAATGGGTTTTTTCAGCACCCTTGATGGTCTGGCTAGCCTGGTGGCAGCCAATGTGCTGGATGAAACCGGCTGGCGCCGCCGTGCCCAAGCGGGTTTTGAGCGTTACAGCCAGCTTTTCAATGAGCGGCGCGTGGCCCATGCCCTGCTGGCGCGCCTTTACGGCCTGGATGGCCCAGCAAGTGAAAACGACCAGGCGGAAATGGATTGGTGGGACATGCCCCGTTCCTGA
- a CDS encoding DUF423 domain-containing protein, with protein MTSSNPANPTTQQPSTLENCPTIRACFRAGAIMGGVGVALAAMGAHLPDSALAQPSLLKGMENDRPPVDGRTMLGRSARLCLVHAAALCALGAASPALKPRMAKAAAVSLATGTALFSGTVALRALKKPVPARLAPLGGQLLIAGWGMLALALPKRRPS; from the coding sequence ATGACCTCGTCAAACCCTGCCAACCCCACCACCCAACAACCTTCCACCTTAGAGAACTGCCCTACCATCAGGGCTTGCTTCAGGGCTGGCGCCATCATGGGCGGCGTTGGTGTGGCTTTAGCGGCCATGGGGGCCCATTTGCCAGACAGCGCCTTGGCGCAGCCCTCTTTGCTGAAGGGGATGGAAAACGACCGCCCCCCTGTTGATGGCCGCACCATGCTGGGCCGTTCAGCGCGCCTGTGCCTGGTCCATGCCGCAGCCCTGTGCGCGCTGGGTGCGGCAAGCCCTGCGCTTAAGCCCCGCATGGCCAAGGCAGCGGCGGTCAGCCTTGCCACGGGCACAGCCCTTTTTTCAGGCACCGTTGCGCTGCGGGCCTTGAAAAAGCCCGTGCCGGCACGCTTGGCCCCCTTGGGCGGCCAATTGCTGATCGCTGGCTGGGGAATGCTGGCGTTGGCCCTTCCAAAGCGCCGTCCTTCCTAA
- a CDS encoding pyridoxal phosphate-dependent aminotransferase: MSTAPKAQSPFKPARRIASLPVPATIAMAERVRQLRAEGRDVISLAIGQPDFPSPAVALEGAVREVREGHTGYPPLAGQKPLREAVQAKFRRDNGLDFPLAHIMVANGGKQLIFNAFMASVEDGDEIVVPAPYWVSYPLIAGMFGGKAVEVPCYEADGFRPRAEALRAAMNERTKWLVLNFPNNPTGAILERSDLEAIAAVLRDFPNVMVMSDEIYEHLTFDGRKPVSLLNVAPDLAGRVLIVNGVSKAYAMTGWRVGFAAGPEPLIKAMIRAQGNATSGICTLAQGGAQAALQSPMEGVERMRAVYQERRDKVVPRLRAMKGLSCAMPEGAFYAFPGMKALKGHLTAGGRTIDSDVAFTEALLEEAHLATVPGSAFGQADHFRLSFAASDKELEEACARLERFTASLRPASLRPASHQMPR; this comes from the coding sequence ATGAGCACAGCCCCCAAAGCCCAAAGCCCTTTCAAGCCTGCGCGCCGCATTGCGTCCCTGCCTGTGCCAGCCACCATCGCCATGGCTGAGCGCGTGCGTCAGCTGCGCGCAGAAGGGCGTGACGTGATTTCACTGGCTATTGGCCAGCCTGACTTCCCTTCCCCCGCTGTGGCCCTTGAAGGTGCCGTGCGCGAGGTGCGGGAAGGCCACACAGGCTACCCCCCCCTGGCAGGGCAGAAGCCATTGCGCGAAGCTGTCCAGGCCAAGTTCAGGCGCGACAATGGGTTGGATTTCCCCCTTGCGCACATCATGGTAGCCAATGGCGGCAAGCAGCTGATTTTCAATGCCTTCATGGCCAGTGTGGAGGATGGTGATGAAATCGTGGTGCCAGCGCCTTACTGGGTCAGCTACCCGCTGATTGCCGGCATGTTTGGCGGCAAGGCTGTGGAGGTTCCCTGCTATGAGGCCGATGGCTTCCGCCCCCGCGCAGAGGCCCTGCGCGCAGCCATGAATGAGCGCACGAAATGGCTTGTCCTCAACTTCCCCAACAATCCTACAGGCGCCATTCTGGAGCGTTCAGACCTTGAAGCCATCGCTGCAGTGCTGCGCGACTTCCCCAACGTCATGGTGATGAGTGACGAGATTTACGAGCACCTCACCTTTGATGGGCGCAAGCCAGTGTCCCTGCTCAACGTGGCGCCAGACCTCGCTGGGCGCGTTCTGATTGTGAATGGGGTGAGCAAGGCCTACGCCATGACAGGCTGGCGCGTTGGGTTTGCTGCTGGCCCTGAACCGCTCATCAAGGCCATGATCCGTGCCCAGGGCAATGCGACTTCAGGCATTTGCACCTTGGCGCAAGGGGGCGCGCAAGCGGCGCTGCAGAGTCCCATGGAGGGTGTGGAGCGCATGCGGGCCGTTTACCAGGAACGGCGCGACAAAGTGGTGCCGCGCCTGCGCGCCATGAAGGGGCTGAGCTGCGCCATGCCTGAGGGAGCTTTTTACGCCTTCCCAGGCATGAAGGCCCTGAAAGGCCATTTGACAGCAGGCGGGCGTACCATTGACAGTGACGTGGCCTTCACAGAAGCGTTGCTGGAGGAAGCGCACCTGGCCACCGTGCCTGGCAGCGCTTTTGGGCAGGCAGACCATTTCAGGCTTTCCTTCGCCGCTTCTGACAAGGAGTTGGAGGAAGCCTGCGCACGGCTGGAGCGTTTCACAGCCAGCCTGCGCCCAGCCAGCCTGCGCCCAGCCAGCCACCAAATGCCGCGGTGA
- a CDS encoding pyridoxal phosphate-dependent aminotransferase produces the protein MGRIQPSQTIAMSQKARALQSAGADVISLSAGEPDFPTPRHVCDAAIEAIRAGDTKYTDIAGTRSTRAVLAQWLKNLRGLDYGLDEIIICTGGKQVIYNAMTATLNAGDEVIIPAPAWVSYPDIALLSGGKPVVVPCAPSTGYKLTPQALEATVTPRSKWLVLNSPSNPTGAVYSAGELRALADVLARHPQLWIMSDDIYGQLAYGPQWRTGPQGQALAPNILQVAPELKNRTLIVDGASKAYAMTGWRMGFGAGPQALIKAMVKLQGQSTSNSCSIAQAAAKAAFEGPQNCVADMAAAYEKRRDLVVASLEGVPGLACLLPEGAFYVFLSVGGMLGQKSSQGRPLNTDHDVAEALLEEAGVATVPGSAFMAPGHIRLSYATSDENLRQACARIKAFCQAAQPMKA, from the coding sequence ATGGGGCGCATTCAGCCCAGCCAAACCATCGCCATGAGTCAAAAAGCCCGCGCCCTGCAAAGCGCTGGAGCTGACGTCATCAGCCTTTCCGCTGGCGAGCCGGACTTTCCCACCCCACGCCATGTATGTGACGCCGCCATTGAGGCCATCCGCGCTGGCGACACTAAATACACTGACATTGCCGGCACGCGTTCAACCCGTGCTGTTCTTGCGCAGTGGTTGAAAAACCTGCGCGGGCTTGATTATGGCCTTGATGAAATCATCATCTGCACAGGTGGCAAGCAGGTCATCTACAATGCTATGACCGCCACGCTCAATGCTGGTGACGAGGTCATCATCCCAGCGCCAGCCTGGGTTTCCTACCCTGACATCGCTTTGCTGAGCGGCGGCAAGCCTGTTGTGGTGCCCTGTGCCCCCTCCACAGGCTACAAGCTGACCCCCCAGGCGCTTGAGGCCACTGTAACGCCGCGTTCCAAATGGCTTGTCCTCAACTCCCCCAGCAACCCCACGGGCGCTGTCTACAGCGCTGGGGAGCTGCGCGCCTTGGCGGATGTGCTAGCGCGCCACCCACAGCTTTGGATCATGAGCGATGATATCTACGGCCAGCTGGCCTATGGGCCGCAGTGGCGCACAGGCCCCCAAGGGCAGGCGCTGGCGCCCAACATCCTGCAGGTGGCGCCTGAACTGAAAAACCGCACCCTGATTGTTGACGGCGCCAGTAAGGCCTATGCCATGACGGGCTGGCGCATGGGCTTTGGCGCAGGCCCCCAGGCGCTTATCAAAGCCATGGTTAAACTGCAGGGGCAGAGCACATCCAACAGCTGCTCCATTGCGCAGGCTGCAGCCAAGGCCGCTTTTGAAGGGCCGCAAAACTGCGTGGCTGACATGGCCGCTGCTTACGAGAAACGCCGTGACCTGGTGGTGGCCAGCCTGGAAGGCGTGCCTGGCCTTGCGTGCCTCCTGCCTGAGGGCGCGTTCTACGTCTTCCTCTCCGTTGGGGGGATGCTGGGCCAGAAAAGCTCCCAGGGGCGCCCTTTGAACACAGACCATGACGTAGCCGAAGCCCTGCTGGAGGAGGCAGGCGTGGCCACCGTTCCCGGCAGCGCCTTTATGGCGCCTGGCCACATCCGCCTGTCTTACGCCACCTCTGACGAGAACCTCCGCCAAGCCTGCGCGCGCATCAAAGCCTTCTGCCAAGCCGCCCAGCCGATGAAGGCCTGA
- the rplS gene encoding 50S ribosomal protein L19 has protein sequence MNVLQQFEAREMQRLLEKRPVPDFAPGDTVKVGVRVVEGTRERVQNFEGVVIARKNDGLGSSFTVRKISNGEGVERVFPLYGPVLASIDVVRHGKVRRAKLYYLRERSGKSARIAERPRDQVKKGQKSAAGAAAR, from the coding sequence ATGAATGTTCTTCAGCAGTTTGAGGCGCGCGAGATGCAGCGCCTTCTTGAGAAACGCCCTGTGCCGGATTTCGCCCCTGGCGACACCGTGAAGGTTGGCGTGCGCGTGGTTGAAGGCACGCGTGAGCGTGTGCAGAATTTTGAGGGCGTTGTGATTGCCCGTAAAAATGACGGCCTGGGCAGCAGCTTCACCGTGCGCAAGATTTCCAACGGTGAAGGCGTGGAGCGTGTGTTCCCGCTTTATGGCCCTGTGCTGGCCAGCATTGACGTGGTGCGCCACGGCAAGGTGCGCCGTGCGAAGCTTTATTACCTGCGCGAGCGTTCAGGCAAGTCTGCCCGCATTGCCGAGCGTCCCCGTGACCAGGTGAAAAAAGGCCAGAAGAGCGCTGCCGGCGCCGCTGCCCGCTAA